In a genomic window of Cynocephalus volans isolate mCynVol1 chromosome 1, mCynVol1.pri, whole genome shotgun sequence:
- the KCNA1 gene encoding potassium voltage-gated channel subfamily A member 1, producing MTVMSGENVDEASAAPGHPQDGSYPRPAEHDQHECCERVVINISGLRFETQLKTLAQFPDTLLGNPKKRMRYFDPLRNEYFFDRNRPSFDAILYYYQSGGRLRRPVNVPLDMFSEEIKFYELGEEAMEKFREDEGFIKEEERPLPDKDYQRQVWLLFEYPESSGPARVIAIVSVMVILISIVIFCLETLPELKDDKDFTGAVRRVDNSTVPSSANIFTDPFFIVETLCIIWFSFELVVRFFACPSKTDFFKNIMNFIDIVAIIPYFITLGTEVAEQEGNQKGEQATSLAILRVIRLVRVFRIFKLSRHSKGLQILGQTLKASMRELGLLIFFLFIGVILFSSAVYFAEAEEAESHFSSIPDAFWWAVVSMTTVGYGDMYPVTIGGKIVGSLCAIAGVLTIALPVPVIVSNFNYFYHRETEGEEQAQLLHVSSPNLASDSDLSRRSSSAMSKSEYMEIEEDMNNSIAHYRQTNIRTGNCTTANQNCVNKSKLLTDV from the coding sequence ATGACGGTGATGTCTGGGGAGAACGTGGACGAGGCCTCGGCCGCCCCCGGCCACCCGCAGGATGGCAGCTACCCCCGGCCGGCCGAGCACGACCAGCACGAGTGCTGCGAGCGCGTGGTGATCAACATCTCCGGGCTGCGCTTCGAGACGCAGCTCAAGACCCTGGCGCAGTTCCCCGACACGCTGCTGGGCAACCCCAAGAAGCGCATGCGCTACTTCGACCCCCTGCGGAACGAGTACTTCTTCGACCGCAACCGGCCCAGCTTCGACGCCATCCTCTACTACTACCAGTCGGGAGGCCGCCTGCGCAGGCCGGTCAACGTGCCCCTGGACATGTTCTCCGAGGAGATCAAGTTTTACGAATTGGGCGAGGAGGCCATGGAGAAGTTCCGCGAGGACGAGGGCTTCATCAAGGAGGAGGAGCGCCCCCTGCCGGACAAGGACTACCAGCGCCAGGTGTGGCTGCTCTTCGAGTACCCCGAGAGCTCGGGGCCCGCCCGGGTCATCGCCATCGTCTCCGTCATGGTCATCCTCATCTCCATCGTCATCTTTTGCCTGGAGACTCTCCCCGAGCTGAAGGATGATAAGGACTTCACGGGCGCCGTCCGCCGCGTGGACAACAGCACGGTCCCCTCCAGCGCCAACATCTTCACCGACCCCTTCTTCATCGTGGAAACCCTGTGCATCATCTGGTTCTCCTTCGAGCTGGTGGTGCGCTTCTTCGCCTGTCCCAGCAAGACGGACTTCTTCAAGAACATCATGAACTTCATCGACATCGTGGCCATCATCCCCTATTTCATCACCCTGGGGACCGAGGTGGCTGAGCAGGAGGGAAACCAGAAGGGCGAGCAGGCCACTTCGCTGGCCATCCTCAGGGTCATCCGGTTGGTGAGGGTGTTTAGAATCTTCAAACTGTCCCGCCACTCCAAGGGCCTGCAGATCCTGGGCCAGACCCTCAAGGCCAGTATGAGAGAGCTAGGGCTGctcatcttcttcctcttcatcGGGGTCATACTGTTTTCTAGCGCAGTGTACTTTGCCGAGGCTGAGGAAGCTGAGTCGCACTTCTCCAGTATCCCCGATGCTTTCTGGTGGGCGGTGGTGTCCATGACCACCGTAGGATACGGTGACATGTACCCTGTGACAATTGGAGGCAAGATCGTGGGCTCCTTGTGTGCCATCGCTGGTGTGCTGACAATTGCCCTGCCCGTACCTGTCATTGTGTCCAATTTCAACTATTTCTACCACCGAGAAACTGAGGGGGAAGAGCAGGCTCAGCTGCTCCACGTTAGTTCCCCTAATTTAGCCTCTGACAGTGACCTCAGTCGCCGCAGTTCCTCTGCTATGAGCAAGTCTGAGTACATGGAGATCGAAGAGGACATGAATAATAGCATAGCCCATTATAGGCAGACCAATATCAGAACTGGCAACTGCACCACAGCTAACCAAAACTGCGTTAATAAGAGCAAGCTACTGAccgatgtttaa